Within the Candidatus Omnitrophota bacterium genome, the region ACCGCGCGATTCAAGCGATGAAAAACGGCGCAGCGGATTTTGTAACCAAACCCCTCGATTTAGATTATCTCCTGCAAATCGTGAAAAGAGTTATTGAACGCATTGAGATGAGCGAGAAAATAAAAATGCAGCAGCAGCGTTTGTTCCAATCGGAAAAAATGGCCTCGCTCGGTCAACTCGTCGCCGGTCTCGCGCACGAAATCAACAATCCCATCAACTTCATCCGCAGCAATATTCAACCGTTAAAAGAATATTTGGCCGGCTATAAGAAACTTGCTTCTGCGGCGTCAAACAAAGATGCTCCATCGTTGCGGTATCTTCAAAATGAAATTAAAAAAATTCAAGAAGAATACGATCTGGATTACGCCGATAAAGATTTGGATAAACTTATTTCATCGTTTGTAGACGGAACGGAGCGCATCATAAAGCTTATTGCCGATCTACGCTTGTACTCGCATAGCGATCAAGAATACTATTCGAATTTCAATCTCCACGAAGCCATCGATTCATCATTATCCATACTAAGCCACCGATGCAAAGATCGCATTGACATCCAAAAAGAATACGGAGAGATACCTCCCATCAAATGTTCTCCTGGAAAAATCATTCAAGTGTTTGTGAATATCGTCAACAACGCCATCGATGCTATTAAAGAACAAGGAAAAATATGGATAAAAACATCCGTTGACGATGATAATATCATTATCAAAATTCGAGATAACGGCGTTGGCATTTTACCGGAAAATCTTCCAAAAATTTTCGATCCCTTTTTTACGACAAAACCCATAGGAAGCGGAACAGGATTAGGCCTTTCTATTTCTTATGGGATTATAGAACAACATGGAGGAACGATCACAGTAGAAAGCGAATCCGGGATAGGAGCAACATTCACTGTAAGTCTGCCAATTGCTAAGAATGATGTCACTAAGACCGTTATAAGTTACTAGACATAAATAGGGTTTGCTGAAAAACCTTTACTTCCGAGAAAAGAGCGGACGGAGCAGGGTAGCGGAGCCGTTCGATTGACGATCGGATAACGTCGCCTGAGAGTCCTTTCGGCGCATCCATGCGGCTCCCAGCTCGCCAAGAGCTTGCCAAAGCCTTCCTGACGCCTCTTCCATTCTCTTCCACCAAGCCAAAAGTCCAGCAAAAAGCCCTTTCTCCATCGCCAACCGATACAACTTTCCTAGATTCATGACCAGCAGATCGAGCGCAATCACCGTCAGAGACATTGCGGGCAATTTCGCCATGATTCGGTTCAGTCCATAGCGGCGTTTGCCCTCTCCGAATTTCCCTTCGATCGCCACTCGATCCCGCTCGTCTTGCCGTTCCCTCCAACACCCCGAAATACACCTGCTCTAAATGCCGGAACAAGATTCCGATTGTGGACTTGGAAGGTAAACGCGTACCCGGAAGAAAGGGCGCCCCTTTTTTCAAATAAAAAAATCCTTCTACCATAAAGAGAAATCGTTTTCATTCATAATTTCTACTTTTCGGGTTGAGGGATATCACAATGATTTTATGGAGTCAATGGTATAGCTTCATCCGCCCTTTTCAAGCCGCGTGTTCGCGTTCACCCGCGCTTCCGATCTGGTGCGGGATTTGATGGTGGCCAATGACGAATGCGCGCTGGGCCGCCTTCATCAATGCTGCTTGGGAGTCCATCTCTTGATCGTCGACGAGCTGGGATTCACGCCCTTCGACAAGACGGAAGGGGAATTGCTTTTCAATCTTCTCACCGACCGCTACGAACACCGCTCCACGATCGTCACGACAACATCGATTTTAGCGAGTGGGCGCCGGTCTTCGGCAGCGAAAAACTGACCACGGCATTACTCGACCGCTTGGTTCATCACGCCCAGATTCTCACGACCAAGGGATCGTCGTATCGAACCCGCAACCAAACTGGGAAGAACGAGTGAGCGCGCCAACGAGAGGTTGTGGATCGCGCCGCGTCTGCCGAAGCCTATGGAAAACCTAACAGCCGGTTTTCCTCAGTCTCCACAACCATACGGACGCCGAAAAATCATGGATTCTCTTAAAAATAGGCATGCAAAAAGAATTCTGGAAAGGTAAAACATTACTGGGGTGAGTCAAAATCCAATCGTCGCCCTGGGTCATTTTCCAATCGTTGCTAACAATTTACTTTGGAATTGATAAAAATAATAACTTTACATTTTTTAGTTTTTAATCTATTATGATCGATAAGAATAATCGAATATTAAGATATAATAAGAGGCAACGATAGGATGTAACGAAATGTACATGCGTTATATTACTCTACTTTTAATTCTCTTCGCCATAACCATTGCTAACGCATTGTTTATAAATGATGTAACCGCCTTGGATTTATTCCCGCTCCGCGGCGAATCCAGCGAACTTATCTTGGGTTTAGGATATCCAAGCGATATATGTTTTTCGCCGAAAGGGGATTCGGTCGTTTGCAACAGCAGCGTGGGATATCTGCTTTGGGACGTAACGAAAAATCCGCCCGAACCGTCGCTATTGCTCGATAAAAACTCGGGTTACAGACCAATTCAATTCCTTGCTGATGGGACACAGTTGGCGATAAAGAAGGAAAATTCGTTCAAGATTATTGACGTTGCAACGAAGGAAACGATTTATGAAAACACTAGTCCCGATCTACGTTACGCTTCCCTTTTCTCCCCCGACGAAAAAAAGGTCTTATCCTCTTATATGAGCAAAATCGAAATCTACGATTTGGAAGGCCGTAAAATCGTAAAAACGATACCTCATTCGTCTCCCGCCGTAGAGTTGTCCGCCGATAACCGATGGGTGGGAGTAGAAGGAACCAATGCTTCGCCCGTGATTTGGAATTATGAAACGGGAAAGCTCAAGCGGCTCCCCGACGCAGCCCATAGCGATCTTACCTTTTCCAAAGACGGGAAGTGGATGGCGACGGAATATAGCGAACCATACCCGATTGATTTCACAAAAGTTATAGAAACACATCGGATTGAGGTCATCGATATCGAAACCGGCGATACGATTTATGCGTTTACTCCAAAAGTGATTAATGCGGACGGTTGGCATGCGCCTTTGGAACAATTTTTGGATATGAAGTTTTCGCGGGCGAATCAAAATATTCTTTATATTTCGTTAATGATGACTGGCGATGTTTACGTTATCGATATAACTACAGGAAAAGCTAGGAGACTGAATACGCCGAATCTAGAGAATCTGGCATATACGATGGTTTATTTTAAGACCGATGCCTACGACAAACGCCTGATGACCTTCAACGAAGACCATATCATCCGTATATGGGACGTCGAAACGGGGCAGGAAACGGCAAGAATCGACGCCTACCCCAGGCGGTTCTTGAGCGGCGTCTTTTCCCCCGATGGAAAAAGCGTCTTAACCGGCCATTGGGAACCGCCAGTGAGAAATCCCGAAACGACCGATTCTATTTTTGTGCATCAATGGGATGTTGAAACGGGTAAGTCATTGCGTTCGCTCGCAGGCCATTCAGATGGGGTAGAGAAGATCGTCTTTACCGCAGACGGGAAGAACGCGCTCAGCGGCAGCGGCCGAGAGATCATTTTTTGGGACGCTATGGAATGGAAGCCGCTGTGGTCGATTCCGTCGAATTTCGGCCTCTCTGCGGAAGACTTAAAATCGAGATATATCGGGGCGAGTTCATCTACTTTAATGTCCGTCGCTCTCTCAGGGGATGGAAAATCGTTTGTTTCCATCTATAGGCAAGACGCCTTTTTACGGGATATGGAGACGAAAGAGATTTTACAAGTCTTCACTGGCCATTCTAAAACAATTCGAGACGTTGCCATATCGCCGGACGGATCGCTCGTAGCGACCGGGGGAGGCGAATGCAACCCGGATTTAGGCCTCTATTGGGATGCGACGGCGCGCATCTTCGACCGCCAAACTGGGAAGCAACTCGTCCGCATCCAGCATAACAATCCCGTAATCAGCGTTCAATTCTCTTCCGACGGTCAAAAATTACTGACGGGAAGTTGGGACAATACGGCGGCGATGTGGGATGTCAAAACAGGGAAACTCATCCGACGATTCGAACATGATAATTCCTGGTTGAGAAAGGCTGCCTATACGCCCGATAACAAACACATACTTACTGTTGCTTATCCTGGTTGGCGTAACAAAACCGACAGCGAAGTACGAATATGGGATTTGGATGGAAACGTTATTTATTCATTGAAACCTACGAAAACAGACAGTATGAGCTGGTTTCTCGACGCTGACCTATCGCCTGACCAGCAAAAACTGCTGACGGTAACGGATAATGCCGCTCAAATCTGGGACATTCCTGGAGTTCTCCAGAAACTCTCCATAGTTCGACCGACCAGTACCGATGTTATAGATTACTCCATTTACAAGTGAGTCAACATATAGCGAATCGCTTATACTCTTATTGAATGCTCGCGCTCATTGTCGGCGGCGTATCGCAAGTCTTCCGTGATGTCCGCCTTTTCCAGATCGGGAAATGCCTCTAGTATTTCCTTCGCCGACATGTCGTCAGCAACCATATCGACAACTGTCGCCACAGGAATTCGCAGTCCGCGCAGGCATGGCGCGCCACCCATTTGGTTTGGATTTACTGTTATTCGCGTATATTCCATTGCGGGCATCCCTCAAATAGCGATATATCTTATTGAACTAAACTGTAAGGGGGGATTATATCAGACCATCTTCGCAATAATAATCCTCAACTTTTACTACGCATTAAGGACGAATCGACAATGCCCTTGCCGTCTAGTCATCGATTGCTTATAAAGCATCGTAGACCGAATCGCGTTTGCCAATGTTCACTACAA harbors:
- a CDS encoding response regulator, which codes for MSAHHLENLILVVDDEQEICLSLCDFLELEGYETMEASNGSKALTILETKMPKMIISDLMMPEIDGLTLLDELRRRDIQIPVIIMTAYASVDRAIQAMKNGAADFVTKPLDLDYLLQIVKRVIERIEMSEKIKMQQQRLFQSEKMASLGQLVAGLAHEINNPINFIRSNIQPLKEYLAGYKKLASAASNKDAPSLRYLQNEIKKIQEEYDLDYADKDLDKLISSFVDGTERIIKLIADLRLYSHSDQEYYSNFNLHEAIDSSLSILSHRCKDRIDIQKEYGEIPPIKCSPGKIIQVFVNIVNNAIDAIKEQGKIWIKTSVDDDNIIIKIRDNGVGILPENLPKIFDPFFTTKPIGSGTGLGLSISYGIIEQHGGTITVESESGIGATFTVSLPIAKNDVTKTVISY
- a CDS encoding WD40 repeat domain-containing protein encodes the protein MYMRYITLLLILFAITIANALFINDVTALDLFPLRGESSELILGLGYPSDICFSPKGDSVVCNSSVGYLLWDVTKNPPEPSLLLDKNSGYRPIQFLADGTQLAIKKENSFKIIDVATKETIYENTSPDLRYASLFSPDEKKVLSSYMSKIEIYDLEGRKIVKTIPHSSPAVELSADNRWVGVEGTNASPVIWNYETGKLKRLPDAAHSDLTFSKDGKWMATEYSEPYPIDFTKVIETHRIEVIDIETGDTIYAFTPKVINADGWHAPLEQFLDMKFSRANQNILYISLMMTGDVYVIDITTGKARRLNTPNLENLAYTMVYFKTDAYDKRLMTFNEDHIIRIWDVETGQETARIDAYPRRFLSGVFSPDGKSVLTGHWEPPVRNPETTDSIFVHQWDVETGKSLRSLAGHSDGVEKIVFTADGKNALSGSGREIIFWDAMEWKPLWSIPSNFGLSAEDLKSRYIGASSSTLMSVALSGDGKSFVSIYRQDAFLRDMETKEILQVFTGHSKTIRDVAISPDGSLVATGGGECNPDLGLYWDATARIFDRQTGKQLVRIQHNNPVISVQFSSDGQKLLTGSWDNTAAMWDVKTGKLIRRFEHDNSWLRKAAYTPDNKHILTVAYPGWRNKTDSEVRIWDLDGNVIYSLKPTKTDSMSWFLDADLSPDQQKLLTVTDNAAQIWDIPGVLQKLSIVRPTSTDVIDYSIYK
- a CDS encoding DUF433 domain-containing protein, whose amino-acid sequence is MEYTRITVNPNQMGGAPCLRGLRIPVATVVDMVADDMSAKEILEAFPDLEKADITEDLRYAADNEREHSIRV